One Salmo trutta chromosome 26, fSalTru1.1, whole genome shotgun sequence DNA window includes the following coding sequences:
- the LOC115163380 gene encoding claudin-4, with protein MVSQGIQIMGIIMSLIGWLMVIIVCALPMWKVTAFIGANIVTAQTIWEGMWMNCVVQSTGQMQCKVYDSMLALPQDLQAARAMIIISILTGIVGIFLSIAGGKCTNCIAEEGSKSRACIVAGVLYIISGILCLIPVSWSANTIIRDFYNPLLIEAQRRELGASLYIGWGAAALLLMGGGLLCWNCPPKQDHHYPAKFSQVRSTSSGPMQYV; from the coding sequence ATGGTTTCCCAGGGGATCCAGATCATGGGCATCATCATGTCGTTGATCGGCTGGTTGATGGTCATCATCGTGTGTGCCCTGCCTATGTGGAAGGTCACAGCCTTCATCGGAGCCAACATCGTCACGGCCCAAACCATCTGGGAGGGAATGTGGATGAACTGTGTTGTGCAGAGCACGGGCCAGATGCAGTGTAAGGTCTACGACTCCATGCTGGCACTACCCCAGGACCTCCAGGCCGCCAGAGCCATGATCATCATCTCCATCCTGACAGGTATCGTCGGCATCTTCCTGTCGATTGCAGGAGGGAAATGCACCAACTGCATAGCAGAGGAGGGATCCAAGTCTAGAGCCTGTATTGTGGCTGGAGTCCTCTACATCATCTCAGGCATCCTCTGCCTCATCCCAGTGTCCTGGTCAGCCAACACCATCATCAGGGATTTCTACAACCCCTTGCTGATCGAGGCACAGAGGAGGGAGCTGGGGGCGTCTCTGTATATAGGTTGGGGTGCTGCAGCACTGCTGCTGATGGGAGGGGGGCTGCTGTGCTGGAACTGTCCCCCCAAGCAGGACCACCACTATCCGGCCAAGTTCTCTCAGGTCAGATCCACCTCCTCCGGACCCATGCAATATGTCTGA
- the cldnf gene encoding claudin-4 codes for MGRIGKEVLGQVLSFIGFVGVAVTTGIPMWRVTTYIGANIVTGQIVWDGLWMNCVMQSTGQMQCKINDSIMRLSTDLQAARALVIISIIFNFVGLIVTFIGGQCTSTLKSESSKGKVMILGGILLLIGALLVLIPVCWSAAFTVSDFNNPLTIETQRRELGASIYIGWGSTVLLLIGGIILCTSCPPQKMYGYPGYPQGAPMYPYPGQPMVQAGPYGRVYTPTSRPYSGTGSYAPSKPYAAPIEYAVPGRPGRYL; via the coding sequence ATGGGAAGGATCGGAAAGGAGGTGTTGGGCCAGGTGCTCAGCTTCATCGGCTTCGTGGGGGTGGCAGTGACCACGGGTATCCCCATGTGGAGGGTAACCACTTACATCGGTGCCAACATCGTAACAGGACAGATTGTGTGGGACGGCCTGTGGATGAACTGCGTGATGCAGAGCACAGGACAGATGCAGTGCAAGATAAACGACTCAATAATGAGGCTATCAACAGACCTTCAGGCAGCGAGGGCCCTGGTCATCATCTCCATCATCTTCAACTTTGTCGGCCTGATTGTCACCTTCATCGGGGGCCAGTGCACCAGCACCCTGAAGTCTGAATCCTCCAAGGGTAAAGTGATGATCCTTGGAGGCATCCTGCTGCTCATTGGTGCTCTTCTGGTCCTCATCCCCGTCTGCTGGTCGGCAGCGTTTACCGTCTCAGACTTTAATAACCCTCTGACCATCGAGACCCAGAGGAGGGAGTTAGGAGCCTCCATCTACATCGGCTGGGGCTCCACAGTGCTGCTCCTCATCGGGGGGATCATCCTCTGCACCTCCTGCCCGCCCCAGAAGATGTATGGGTACCCAGGCTATCCTCAAGGAGCGCCCATGTACCCCTATCCAGGCCAACCAATGGTCCAGGCAGGGCCCTATGGGAGAGTTTACACCCCAACCAGCAGACCCTACTCAGGGACAGGTTCATATGCACCAAGCAAGCCATACGCAGCACCAATAGAATACGCTGTACCTGGACGGCCTGGACGGTATCTGTAA